The stretch of DNA tctctattcaccctagaagtacaaagatgtaccaggacctcaagcaatcgtattggtggactcgaatgaagcgtgagattgctcagttcgtgaatgaatgtgatgtccgcagaagagtgaaagtagaacaccaacgaccagctggtctcctccaacctcttgccattccagaatggaagtttgaccatattgagatggacttcgtgactggatttccaaagtccaagcgtggcaatgatgctatctttcttgtcatcgacaaactcactaaagtggctcattttcttcctatcaaagaatctatcacagcagctcagttggcagagctatatacctccaggattgtctccttgcacggcattccacagttgatatcttcagatcgtggtagcatcttcacttctaagttctgggattctttttagaaggccatgggcaccaacattcgcttcagcacaacttttcatccttaaactagtggccaagtcgagcgagtcaatcagattcttgaagatatgcccagggcttgtgtcatttctttcggtatgaagtgagAAGATTGTCTtacatatgccgagttctcctacaacaacagcttccaagcgagttcgggcaaggccccattcgagattctctatggcaggaagtgccgtactcctcttaactggtcagagactagtgaacgtcaacttcttggaaatgacttgatcacagaggctgaagaaatgtacaaagtcattcgtgaaaatctcaaagccgcgcaatcacgccagaagagcTATTATGacagcaagcatcgtgacttggctttcgagatcggaaaccatgtctacctccgcgtctctccaatgaaaggtactcatcgtttcggtatcaaaaggaagcttgcccctagatatgtgggtcctttcaagatcatgggcaaaagaggcgatcttgcctatgaacttgagcttccatccaactttgcaaatgtgcacgacgtgtttcacgtgtctcaactccgcaagtgtttcaagactcctaaccgcaccatcaacttcgaagagattgatctccaagaagacctgtcttatcatgagcacccagttgctattcttgaagaaactaaGCGCAAGaatcgcaacaagtctatcaaattcctgaaagtcaagtggtcacatcattccgaccgtgaagccacctgggaacgcgaggaccacctccgttccgagtacccggagtttttccagtcctagatctcgggatgagatcctttcgtagtggtggagtatTGTAACACActgtatgtaacttgccatatttgttttccaactcttgccattttcggcactaagttatgttatttcctcgttgtcgggtttttttcttcgtgtgcttttgtctttgtcatgcatctcatatcatgtcatcatgtgcattgcattgcatatgtgttcgtctcatgcatccgaacattttccccgttgtccgttttgcattccagcgctcctatgtcctccggtgtccctttctacctcttttcgtgtgcgggtgttaaacgttctcggattagACCGATACTTTCCAAGCatccttggttcactaccggcaGACCgactgtcaagtttcgtgccatttggacttcgtttgatactccaacggttaaccgagagaccgtaaaggtctcgtgtgtgttgcagcccaacacctctccaaagtggtccaaaacccaccaaaaccccctccaCCATCTAGGTCGTTcaatcatgatcgcgtggccgaaaaccgtgctcaatttggagccccctagctcctcctacctataaaatgGTCCCTCCATCGAAATTCCAGGTCCAtaccacccctaaccctagccccgctcctctccgcgcgccggacgtgtccggtccgcgccggacatcgccgccgccgccaatcGGGAGCCGCCATGCGTCCCCATCGGTCCTCTCTCTCCCCCGGCCCGGAGAGCCCGGatcgggccctcccggcccggtcgccgccgcctcgcccgagGGACGCCGCccttgccgcgccgcccgccCGCTTCACCCCGCCGCCGTGCCGCCTCCCCGCCGCGTCACCGCGACCACCGACCAGctccgccgcccctcgccgctgCTCCGGTCGCCTGGCTCCGCCGCGCCACTGCCCGTCTCCACCGCGCCACCGCCCGGCTCCGTCGACGCCGGCCGCCGTCGCCTCGCCGCGGATCCGGTCGGGCCGGACCGGATCCGGCGAACTCCGTCATCTCCGGCCAACTACAGTGTTCCCGGCGATCTTCGTTTTCCGTgccgatcccgatccagatctggatccaaaCCCTAGGGTCGACTTTTTGCCCTAATTTCAGTAACTTTTAGCATttttcattgcatcataactcatcatccatggctccgttttgggcgtgtagcacatcaaattgttcgcctcaacgagtacttcatttcattccattgcaccatgttcatttgagctcatcttgatgccctaaatgctgttgcaagagtcctagtttatattagtttcagattcttatcagtaattggacatttgtcatttttgccatgattaatgtgtgcctcctatgaacttgaaccctacatgtgttttgaagtatgccatgccatctttacaggggtgtatgccatgtatttttgtgatctctgtggtgactaccacaagcatgcaaagtagctttcgtaatgttgctgatttcagggacttagaaatcttccaagtctttgtcctgttaatatttttatgccatgtatccTTGTTgttacagagtgatccatgcctcttttgagcatgatcagtaaggatgttttgtagatattgttattctctatccagcatgtctttgcttgcaattttggagcaccctagcttgagtcaatcgagctctacttttgctataaaatgttcctggcagaatgttaacgtgttaagcatttttgccgacgttgttgtagttgatccatgcaagttatgttgttgttcttgccatgtttagcttctatgccatgtctacttgctgggtgtatgcttagtttgtcatgcaatgccttgtgctgagtgcatcgagctcgtaaacatgcctacttaatatctgtttttgccatgttccagttttctactaagtctgaatctgttaacgataattgctatgttcacatggttgccattgtattttctgatcccttttggcttatggtcagtaagggacttttgttgtatgctttgagtagcttcaggCCATGCattgatttgccatgatatgttcctatagcatgttgatatcatgctctaaacattgcttcctgatgataaattcctgacatgttgttaatttcactaagtgtgtaacctgatatcttttgcacttttgccatgcttgtttgaacctgctattgagtgaattagccgtaaatcagtgttcatcttttgtcaagcatcttgagtggatccctgccatgtattttgttgctatattagagtgcagtagcttgttgttcttgatgcttttaggtggcctcgtgctgttaatcacagctttgtgccatatttgtttcgcttgtcatttgcaaaccgtgcatccgattctggtgatctttatatcgatttcgaccgaaatcaactcctatttccagtggcactcttggttttccaagttgaggccaggttcaatctttcctttccgaagcatgcatatgcaccgcataccgcatcccgcatatcatgccatgttctgcatcatgttgattgtgcattgcacgtggttgattgtgtctccctttgcttgtgttcttgctttgggtagagccgggagacgagtacgtgatcgaggagcccgttgagtacgtttacgaggatcaagctaacgtcaactcggagaactttgcaggcaagatgaccataccctcgaaatcacttctatctttgcttgctagatgctcgctctattgctatgcctatgctacgatacctaccactttcttatcatgcctcccatattgccatgtcaaacctctaacccaccttgtcctagcaaaccgttgtttggctatcttaccgctttgctcagcccctcttatagcgttgctagttgcaggtgaagattggagtttgttccttgttggaacatgtttattgttgggatatcattattatatcttgtatATTTTAATGCaactatatacttggtaaatggtggaaggctcggccttatgcctggtgttttgttccactcttgcctccctagtttccgtcatactggtgttatgttccttgattttgcgttccttacatggttgggttataatgggaaccccttgacagttcgccttgaataaaacttctccagcaatacccaaccttggttttaccattcgccacctagcctctttttcccttgggtttctagagcccgaggatcatctttattttaaacccccgggccagtgctcctctgagtgttggtccaaactagagccctttgcagcgccccctcggggaaactcgaggtttggttttagttgtatggagcgctcattcggtgtgccctgagaacgagatatgtgcagctcctatcaggatttgtcggcacattcgggcggctttgctggtttagttttacaattgtcgagatgtcttgtaaccgggattccgagtctgatcggattgtcttgggagaaggaatatccttcgttgaccgtgagagcttgtgatgggctaagttgggacacccttgtagggttttgaactttcgaaagccgtgcccgcggttatgggcagatgggaatttgttaatgtccggttgtagaaaaccttaatcttaacttaattaaaatgaatcaacagagtgtgtggccgtgatggtctcttttcggcggagtccgggaagacaacacggtctcgtgttatgtttgaacgtaggttattctaggatcacttcttgatcatagtttatcgaccgtgcctttgccttctcttctcgccctcatttgcgtatgttagccaccatatatgctagtgcttgcagcagctccacctcataccctttacccttcctataagcttaaatagtcttgatcacgagggtgtgagattgctgagtccccgtgactcacatattacttccaaaaccagatgcagggaccgatgatgccattccaggagattcgactgagctcaagtgggagttcaatgaggactcaggacgatactacgtttcctttccagacgatcagtagtggtgcccagttggggcgatcggggagtttgttgcatttggggttgttctttattttggttccgtagtcggaccttgattgtatctggatgaatgtaatgatatttatgctattgtgtgacgtggcgagtgtaagcctactatgtacctcttttccttattcattacatgggttgtgtgaagattaccccacttgcgacattgcttacaatgcggttatgcctctaagtcgtgctccgacacgtgggagatatagccgcatcgtgggtgttacattaTCGCAGTGCATATATTTTCATGCTATATACACATAAAAATGCCAGGGGAGGGAGGTATACTACCGTGCTATTTACACAGAAGATACCGGAGtatcttttcaaaaaaaaatattCCCTAAGGTCAAAGTTACCATGGTGTTTCTACCTCAGTTATCAGATGTGCGCTGCGTACGTTACCATCCATTTACACATAAATTATCGGGTATCTTTTCACATTTGTCTTCCCCAATGGTTAAAGTTACCACGATGTTTGTATCTAAATTATCAGGTCTATGGCGTGAATGTTATCATGCTGTTTACAGAAATTACCGGGGGGCGGGTTCAACAAATTTATTCCCAATGATCAAAGTTACCACGATGCTTGAAACAAAAAGTTTTTCAGTGCTAACATATTAAAGGCAAAAACATGTCAAAAACAGTATTTCCCTTAGCTTGTTCAACAATGAGTGTCATAGATGAGGTGGTTAGCTCCTTTTGTTGATTATCTGTAGACCAGAGATCAAATCCTTGTCCAAGCATTCTTTTTGCCGAAAACCAGAAAGGCGCGTGGAGCCATAATTGACGATTACGAAAAATAGGAAGGAAATCAGGGGAGGTCGGTGGGGGAGGACGTGCGGGAAAGAAAAGAAATCGGCAGGTCGTACGGGAAAGGAAGGAATCGGGATGGAACTGACGACGCCGGATGCATGTGGCAGTTTCGCAATCTGCCACACGGTTCCcatgtacgtgcaatgcacgtttatATTAGGTAGGATATTAGTTGCACGTTATATTAGGTAAGATATATCTGTTGCACATTGGTATTTGGTAAGATATCATTACTTTTTTCACGGAAATGGTAGAATATTAATTACATGGCAGATTTCATGGGATAGCGTTGAGTCAAAATGTGTTTATAATTAATGGCAATGATGGGTAATTAAAGCGTTAAACGTGTTTGGTGCTCAACATTGGAGCGATTTGAACCGCTAGATAACATGATTTAACGGTCGAGATGGTTTAGATCTGccctttgggtctttttatattggtatatatTAGTGAGCTTGATAATGGTTATTCTATGGCTAGACAAATTAGTAAGTTGAAGGATAATGCAGTAGACGATGCCACAATGGTGATGTGTACTGGTGGATACTTCAGGCAAAAAGGAGTGTCATCGTGCCAGACAAGATTGATAATTTTTGGACTACCCCCcgcaaaaataaaaataaatgaaaTGTACTACCTATGTCTTTTTGGACTGTTTTTTAATTGTGCCGTGAACATCTAAATTTTCGATATGAACCTACCGGAGTATTACCTGCAGTCCGAGGTTGCTGAGGATTGGCTTCACTTTGTTTGGAGCTCTAATTGCCTGATGTTTTCGTGGAAAGATTGTTTTACTTGCTCCAAAATAGTTTATTTACGGGCTATTGCAAAAGAGAGTTACATTGGTACTAAAATTATTCTTGCAAAGTTTTAGATTCAAGTTGTAGGTCTAATCTTCCTTGATCCATTGTTTTTTGTGTATTCATTGCATGGGTCTTTTTCCTGACAGCTTCGAGCATGCTGGACTACTGGAGGTGACCAAAGACAAGCATGCATCGGTGGCTGGTAAACCTGGTGCAATTTCCTGAAGAAAATCCTTCGTTATCCCCCTGGCTGTTTGGCTGAAGTTGATATGGTTTTATGTACTTTGTATATGTATATTATCAGAAATACATAATGATCTGCTACAGGCGACCTTACTCCTGTCTCAAATCATTACCGCAAAATATAGGAATATTCCTTTGCATGCACATATAAGAAGCATGATCCTGCCTACATATGATCTGTTGTTTATATGACCGGAAGTACATATAGCTTTATGATCTGCTACATGCGAACTTACTCCTGTCTCAAATCATATCATAAAATATAAGAATATTCCTTTGCATGCACATATAAGAAACATGATCTTGCTTATGTATGATCTGCTGTTTTTGGACTTTGTTCCTTTGCATGCATATATATAAGAAGTATGATCCTGCTGCTTGCATGTCTCTAAAGATAATAAAGCTGCCTACAAAGGGAGCTCTTTGGTGCACTAGATTAGATATGTACGTCCCGGTTGTTACGGGGCATTTGTTGTTTTAGTCGCTTGGGTCTGGCTATTGGATATGTGAGGTCCGTGTAGATTTCTTGGCTGACACGTGTAGGAACTCAACCGCCCACCACTCATACACATAGGAAAATTCCATGTCCAATAAAAAGTCCAGGACCAAGGCAGCCACATCAACAGCCTATGAAAACAAACAACGAAACACATGGCATACAACAAACATCGGCAATAGGAAAATGACAAAGAACTATACAGCAAACGCGACAATGAAAATCGGCGCAGCGAAGCGCGCGTCTACATACATGTACGGCCCGGGGTCCAGTTCTTCGACACCAGTAACAAATTTAAATTTCCCCAGGAACTCAAACAATTTCAGGTGCTTGTACAGCAAATGCACACTGCCGCTCCAGAATCCAGATAGAGATAGCATACACATACACAACGGGAAtgatgttacaacaaattcaCAGTGACATCGAGTGATAGCTAGAGGATCACCGTTGCCCATCGGCGGTACATCCGACGGAACTCCGGCGGGCGATCAACTCCTCCATGAGCTGCTCGACGTCGTCGTACGACGACCCACCCTTCTCCAACGCGCCCCTCGCCATCAAGCCGAGCTCCTTCGCCTTCTTCCGCATGGCCATGCCGTCGCCCTCCTCCCCCATCACTCTCCGGATGGATTCTGCGATCGCCTCGCCGGCGATCACCCGGTGGGTCTCCAAGCACGACGCGTAGTCCTCGGCGCCGACGCCCACGCCCACGCCGAGCACCTCCACCACGAGCTTCTCGTTGTAGAACTGGTCGGCGTACCGCGGCCACGTCACCATCGGCACGCCGGCGCTCACGGCCTCCAGCGTCGAGTTCCACCCGCAATGCGTCACGAACCCGCCGATGGCAGGGTGGTTTAGGATGAGCACCTGCGGCGCCCAACCTTGGATGATGTACCCACGGTTCGCCTCTGGCGTAGACGGGTCAGACGACGCGGCGGTGCTGCCCTTGGCGATGTCCCACACGAAGTTCTTGCCGGAGAGGTCGAGGCCGCGGGCGAGCTCCCGCATCTGCTCTGGCGAAAAGTTGGTCATCGTACCGAAGGAGACGTACACCACCGAGCTGGCTGTTTTGGCGTCGAGCCACCGCAGGCACCCGGCGGCGTCTGGCGAGAGCGCGCCGGCGACGGCGCCTCTTGACGCCACGTCCTCAACGCTGCCGCTGGCGAGCGCGACCGGCCCGACAAGCCACGCGCGGCGGCGGAGCTGCGTGGCACGGTAGTGCTCGGCGTAGCCCGGCTCCAGCTCGCGGAAGCTGTTGAAGAGCTCGCCGTAGCTCGACCGGTCCGCGGCGTGGACGAGCTGGAACATCGCACAATCATGTGGTCGCTTCGCGGGGTCCATCATCTGGCTCCGCCGCTGCTCGACACGGTGCGGCAGCCCCGGCAGGGATACGACGGCACAGGGGTCGTCAGAGCACGACTCAAACACGTTGCACCGCAGCAGGGTGTCGGTGCAGGCACGGGCGAACATGCTGGTGGCGAGGAACGCGATGCGCGGGAGGCCGTGCTCCGCGGCGGC from Triticum urartu cultivar G1812 chromosome 3, Tu2.1, whole genome shotgun sequence encodes:
- the LOC125548817 gene encoding scopoletin glucosyltransferase-like, whose amino-acid sequence is MAAMAPTKNDDQPLHILFFPFLLPGHLIPMADMATVFAARGVRCTVLTTPVQGFNIRSVVDRANDSSATGTPMSISVVPFPDVGLPPAAQSGRDLATSGDYHDRFLQPAELLREPFRRFLSDHHADIDAVVSDSLFHWSAHAAAEHGLPRIAFLATSMFARACTDTLLRCNVFESCSDDPCAVVSLPGLPHRVEQRRSQMMDPAKRPHDCAMFQLVHAADRSSYGELFNSFRELEPGYAEHYRATQLRRRAWLVGPVALASGSVEDVASRGAVAGALSPDAAGCLRWLDAKTASSVVYVSFGTMTNFSPEQMRELARGLDLSGKNFVWDIAKGSTAASSDPSTPEANRGYIIQGWAPQVLILNHPAIGGFVTHCGWNSTLEAVSAGVPMVTWPRYADQFYNEKLVVEVLGVGVGVGAEDYASCLETHRVIAGEAIAESIRRVMGEEGDGMAMRKKAKELGLMARGALEKGGSSYDDVEQLMEELIARRSSVGCTADGQR